One Paraburkholderia dioscoreae DNA segment encodes these proteins:
- a CDS encoding DUF4054 domain-containing protein: protein MAPSQFRQDFPEFADTTRYSDSQVQMWLTAAVSLVNERRWMELTTLGLELVTAHYLTLGVRDVATANAGGTPGEVKGPTISKAVDKVSVGYDSAAATIEDGGSWNLTSYGIRYITLARMMGAGGLQF, encoded by the coding sequence ATGGCGCCTTCCCAATTCCGACAGGATTTTCCCGAATTCGCCGACACGACCAGGTATTCGGATTCACAGGTTCAGATGTGGCTCACGGCCGCCGTGTCGCTCGTCAACGAGCGGCGCTGGATGGAGCTGACCACGCTCGGCCTTGAACTCGTGACAGCGCACTATCTGACGCTGGGGGTGCGAGATGTGGCGACAGCCAACGCTGGCGGAACGCCGGGCGAGGTGAAAGGGCCGACGATCTCCAAGGCCGTCGACAAAGTGTCTGTTGGCTACGACAGCGCGGCAGCCACCATCGAAGACGGTGGCTCGTGGAACTTGACGTCCTACGGCATCCGATATATCACGCTCGCCCGCATGATGGGCGCGGGCGGCCTTCAGTTCTAG
- a CDS encoding phage neck terminator protein yields the protein MANDSSTGGYLLPVDAGPPYDAELDAIFQKMVVGLTALPGSLVRPRWQPTAPKQPEPGVDWCAIGVMVTTPDAGPAIIHVGAGEGSDVVQRHEEIELLCSFYGPHGSRLANMARDGMYMPQNNDILRANEMGLICVGTVTPAPDMVNQQWVRRYDVSISVRRNAQRVYPTLNLTSAEVAVRTDSGPATKASVS from the coding sequence GTGGCTAACGACTCCAGCACCGGCGGATACCTCCTGCCTGTCGACGCCGGACCGCCATACGACGCTGAACTTGATGCGATCTTCCAGAAGATGGTTGTCGGGCTCACCGCGCTGCCCGGCAGCCTCGTGCGACCGCGCTGGCAGCCGACGGCACCCAAGCAGCCGGAGCCTGGCGTGGACTGGTGTGCGATCGGGGTGATGGTGACGACCCCAGACGCGGGCCCCGCGATCATCCACGTTGGCGCCGGAGAGGGAAGCGATGTGGTGCAGCGCCATGAAGAGATCGAGCTGTTGTGCAGCTTTTATGGTCCGCACGGGAGCCGCCTGGCGAACATGGCACGTGACGGCATGTATATGCCGCAGAACAACGACATTTTGCGCGCCAATGAAATGGGTCTGATCTGTGTCGGCACCGTTACGCCTGCACCCGACATGGTCAATCAGCAATGGGTGCGTCGCTACGACGTGTCGATTTCAGTGCGGCGCAACGCACAGCGTGTCTACCCGACGCTGAACCTCACATCCGCTGAGGTAGCGGTTAGGACCGACAGCGGGCCAGCTACAAAAGCATCCGTTTCCTGA
- a CDS encoding phage tail assembly chaperone: protein MIEFEISGETYRVNKLDAFAQLHISRKLSPVLPKLLPALFKIFQSGQAGAFATLANPVSVGLPQTESGGGPDLKRVDIELVGDIASTLDPVAEVLASMPDADAEYVYSACLGAVSRRQGSAWAPIWSRQQAVCMFDDIDLGVMTLLVARVVMDSLGGFIRGLLAKTGERPKTPGSSGNA, encoded by the coding sequence ATGATCGAATTCGAAATCTCAGGCGAGACATATCGCGTCAACAAGCTCGATGCGTTCGCGCAGTTGCACATATCCCGCAAGCTGTCTCCGGTCCTGCCGAAGCTGTTGCCCGCACTCTTCAAGATATTCCAGAGCGGGCAGGCGGGCGCATTTGCTACCTTGGCCAATCCGGTGTCTGTTGGGTTGCCGCAGACCGAATCTGGGGGTGGTCCGGACCTGAAGCGGGTGGATATCGAACTCGTCGGTGATATTGCCTCGACTCTTGATCCCGTCGCTGAGGTGTTGGCGTCAATGCCGGACGCAGATGCGGAATACGTCTACTCGGCATGCCTTGGAGCAGTCTCGCGCCGGCAGGGCAGTGCCTGGGCTCCAATCTGGAGCAGGCAGCAGGCTGTGTGCATGTTCGACGACATCGATCTCGGCGTGATGACGCTTCTCGTTGCACGCGTGGTGATGGACAGCCTCGGGGGTTTTATAAGAGGGCTGCTCGCAAAGACCGGCGAGCGCCCGAAGACACCGGGGTCCAGTGGGAATGCATGA
- a CDS encoding phage baseplate protein, producing MIGDLQTILFRQGRSIAGIVPDVSVEEAHHDELTITDHPVEQGASVSDHAYKNPADVTCRYGWSNSSSVGSLFAGDVNAVYQQLLDLQASRVPFDLVTGKRSYCNMLIKSLSVTTDPATEDALMVSATMRQIIIVETQVTTLQPAENHADPQSTAPVENTGVKQPKATDTSLLYRMGSALGL from the coding sequence TTGATTGGCGATCTGCAAACGATTCTGTTCCGGCAGGGCCGGTCTATCGCCGGGATCGTGCCGGACGTGTCCGTCGAGGAGGCGCACCACGACGAGCTCACGATCACGGATCATCCGGTCGAGCAGGGTGCATCCGTGTCGGATCACGCGTACAAAAATCCTGCCGATGTGACGTGTCGATATGGTTGGAGCAATAGCTCGTCTGTGGGCTCGCTTTTCGCGGGCGACGTCAACGCGGTCTATCAACAGTTGCTCGACCTGCAAGCGTCGCGGGTCCCGTTTGATCTGGTGACCGGCAAGCGCTCCTATTGCAACATGCTGATCAAGTCGCTGTCGGTGACAACGGACCCCGCGACAGAGGATGCGTTGATGGTATCCGCCACAATGCGGCAGATCATCATCGTCGAGACGCAGGTGACGACATTGCAGCCTGCGGAAAATCACGCAGACCCTCAATCGACGGCACCCGTTGAAAACACCGGCGTGAAGCAACCGAAGGCGACGGACACAAGCCTCCTATATCGAATGGGGAGCGCGCTTGGCCTATGA
- a CDS encoding DUF3383 domain-containing protein, whose amino-acid sequence MSQGLSVSDVVNVSVTLTPIAAAVRNFGSLLILGASPVIDTQERFREYSDIGPIGDDFGLDSPEYQAAQLHFSQQPKPSMVYVGRWAQSATAGSLHGAVRSAAQQAMSAYTPITNGAFNIALDGAVRNVTGLNFSAATNLNGVASIVGAAIASYGTVVWNASAQRFEVTSKSNGPGANASGAITLSGNAAANDTVTVNGTVVTFVVANPADGQVLIGANAAATAANLQAFLAASTDANLTACSYTAASKVVTVAAIAPGIAGNAITLAKSGANIAVSGATLSGGAAPSSVGYATAPANGTDISALLGLSQGSGASAPVAGVAAESLARAVLIMADVSTDWYALTVAYAGITNADHMSVAGLIEAASPSRMYGITTQDPAVLDPTLTSDICSLLKGAGYQQTFTQYSSSNAYAATSMFARASTVNFTGVNTTITLKFKQEPGVTAEKLTETQSKTLRAKNCNVFVSYQNSTAILQEGVMSNGYYFDEVHGLDWLQNQIQTDVFNLFYTNGTKIAQTDPGVTQIINTIENGAAEMAVRNGLCAPGVWNAASIGVVQQGQTLSKGYYFFAPPVAQQSQSDRAARKAPLIQGAMKLAGAIHFSDVAVSVNR is encoded by the coding sequence ATGTCTCAAGGACTTTCGGTCAGCGACGTCGTCAACGTCTCGGTGACGTTGACGCCTATCGCCGCAGCCGTGCGCAATTTCGGCTCGTTGCTGATTCTCGGCGCGTCGCCGGTCATCGACACACAGGAGCGCTTCCGTGAGTATTCGGATATCGGACCCATCGGCGACGACTTCGGTCTGGACTCCCCCGAGTACCAGGCTGCGCAGCTCCATTTCTCGCAGCAGCCGAAACCGTCGATGGTGTACGTCGGGCGCTGGGCGCAGAGCGCCACGGCGGGATCACTGCACGGCGCCGTGCGTTCAGCCGCGCAACAGGCGATGTCGGCCTATACACCGATCACCAACGGAGCGTTCAACATCGCGCTCGATGGCGCGGTGCGCAACGTGACCGGCCTCAACTTTTCGGCGGCGACCAACCTGAACGGTGTCGCGTCGATCGTCGGAGCTGCGATCGCGTCTTATGGCACGGTCGTCTGGAACGCGAGCGCCCAACGATTCGAGGTGACGAGCAAATCAAACGGGCCGGGCGCCAACGCGAGCGGCGCGATCACGCTAAGTGGTAACGCCGCCGCGAACGACACTGTCACCGTGAACGGCACTGTGGTGACCTTTGTGGTTGCTAACCCTGCCGACGGTCAGGTGCTGATCGGTGCGAATGCGGCGGCAACGGCCGCCAATCTGCAAGCGTTTCTGGCCGCGTCGACGGATGCGAACCTGACGGCATGCAGCTATACCGCGGCGAGCAAGGTTGTGACGGTGGCGGCCATCGCTCCAGGCATAGCGGGCAATGCGATCACGCTGGCAAAGAGCGGCGCCAACATCGCGGTGTCGGGCGCAACGCTGTCGGGCGGCGCCGCGCCGTCATCGGTGGGCTACGCCACTGCGCCGGCAAATGGGACCGACATCTCAGCGCTGCTCGGACTGTCTCAGGGCTCGGGTGCCTCCGCGCCCGTCGCGGGCGTGGCTGCGGAATCGCTGGCGCGGGCAGTCCTCATCATGGCTGATGTCTCGACTGACTGGTACGCCCTCACGGTTGCGTATGCGGGCATTACGAACGCCGATCACATGTCGGTGGCCGGCCTGATCGAAGCGGCCTCGCCAAGCCGGATGTACGGCATCACGACGCAGGATCCCGCCGTGCTGGATCCGACGCTGACTTCGGACATTTGCAGCCTGCTGAAAGGCGCCGGATATCAGCAGACTTTCACGCAGTACTCGTCGAGCAACGCCTACGCAGCTACGTCGATGTTCGCGCGGGCGTCGACAGTGAATTTCACTGGCGTGAACACCACGATCACGCTGAAGTTCAAGCAGGAGCCTGGTGTTACGGCGGAAAAGCTGACGGAGACGCAATCCAAGACGTTGCGCGCGAAGAACTGCAACGTGTTCGTGAGCTACCAGAACAGCACCGCCATCCTCCAGGAAGGCGTGATGTCGAACGGTTACTACTTCGACGAGGTGCACGGTCTGGACTGGTTGCAAAACCAGATTCAGACGGACGTGTTCAACCTGTTCTACACGAACGGCACGAAGATCGCCCAGACCGATCCAGGCGTGACGCAGATCATCAACACGATCGAAAACGGCGCGGCCGAGATGGCAGTTCGCAATGGCCTGTGCGCACCGGGCGTGTGGAACGCGGCCTCGATCGGCGTCGTGCAGCAGGGGCAGACGCTGTCGAAGGGGTACTACTTCTTCGCCCCGCCTGTCGCGCAGCAGTCGCAATCAGACCGGGCGGCGCGTAAGGCGCCGTTGATCCAGGGGGCGATGAAACTGGCTGGCGCGATCCACTTCTCCGATGTTGCGGTCAGCGTGAATCGATAA
- a CDS encoding structural cement protein Gp24: protein MPSLQAYQYRMPAGFAGDLQRAEIATIEPQLIDPAAPPTAFGVAVKMVNGKIQPINLAADTAAIVYGVNLRPYPIQGNGTDPLGSSTPPTSGVTDILRRGYVNVVLGGTASALKNGTVYLRVASPAAGKPLGGFEAGADGANTVAMPASWSFTGPADSYGVTEIAVNI, encoded by the coding sequence ATGCCTTCGCTTCAAGCCTATCAATACCGCATGCCGGCCGGGTTCGCCGGTGACCTGCAGCGTGCCGAAATCGCGACGATCGAGCCGCAGCTGATCGACCCGGCCGCACCGCCGACTGCGTTTGGCGTAGCCGTCAAGATGGTCAACGGCAAGATTCAGCCGATCAACCTCGCAGCGGACACGGCCGCGATCGTCTACGGCGTGAATCTGCGTCCGTACCCGATTCAGGGCAACGGCACCGATCCGCTCGGCAGCTCGACGCCGCCGACTTCGGGCGTGACGGATATCCTGCGTCGCGGCTACGTGAACGTGGTGCTCGGCGGCACAGCGTCGGCGCTCAAGAACGGTACGGTTTATCTGCGAGTCGCAAGTCCCGCGGCAGGCAAGCCGCTTGGCGGATTCGAGGCAGGCGCAGACGGTGCGAACACCGTGGCGATGCCCGCGTCGTGGTCATTCACCGGCCCCGCCGACTCGTACGGCGTCACTGAGATCGCAGTCAACATCTAA
- a CDS encoding DUF6889 family protein: MIDEEDWLMRPVVERMCLYESLLTGAIGLEDIDRMNDALDVRTRNRMKAQEREENRNGR, translated from the coding sequence ATGATCGACGAAGAGGACTGGCTCATGAGGCCGGTCGTCGAACGCATGTGTCTTTACGAGAGCCTGCTGACTGGTGCGATTGGTCTCGAGGACATTGACCGGATGAACGACGCGCTTGATGTTCGGACGCGCAACCGGATGAAAGCACAGGAACGGGAAGAAAATCGAAATGGCCGGTAG
- a CDS encoding phage structural protein: protein MSTYSFLDVSASITGPGGAFALGYGEAVAKEGIKIAMAGDKNTMTIGADGEGMHSLHADKSGQVTLRYLKTAPINAKLMALYDAQTISSSLHGQNVITVRNTASGDITTARKCAFKKKPDLTYAEDGDIVEWVFDSIKIDTLLGTYSGT from the coding sequence ATGAGCACATATTCGTTCCTCGACGTCTCAGCGTCGATCACGGGGCCCGGCGGCGCGTTCGCTCTCGGCTACGGCGAGGCGGTCGCCAAAGAGGGCATCAAGATCGCCATGGCGGGCGACAAGAACACGATGACGATCGGCGCAGATGGCGAAGGCATGCACAGCCTGCACGCCGATAAGTCCGGCCAGGTGACGCTGCGCTACCTGAAGACGGCGCCGATCAACGCCAAGTTGATGGCGCTGTACGACGCGCAGACGATCTCGAGTTCGCTGCACGGACAGAACGTCATCACGGTTCGCAATACCGCGAGCGGCGACATCACGACCGCGCGGAAGTGCGCGTTCAAGAAGAAGCCTGACCTAACGTACGCCGAAGACGGCGACATCGTCGAGTGGGTTTTCGACTCCATCAAGATTGACACCTTGCTCGGGACGTACAGCGGAACATGA
- a CDS encoding glycoside hydrolase family 104 protein: protein MAGSVDVIREFLVSVGFKVDESSEKKFVDAMVSGTLKAAAFGVAVEAAAAAVVAGVTKIASQMESLYFASQRTNASVEKIQALRFAAEQLGGTADGAQNSLESLARFMRNSPGAEGLIKSIGVQTREINGELRDTSAIMGDLGKQFANMPYYRANAYAQALGIDERTLMAMRQGMGQVGDEYREMLKAAGMDSQEAAKNSHAFMNEVRSLGSAFVILEQKVASTLAGGMSSDLRRFREGFVSNFSQIAGIITSVAKGVLWLADVMSSLVFRAMQLAGDVVDWFNSWDDGAKKAAAALAALLVAWKLLNSGILATPLGIVVALGAAILALYDDYKVWKEGGKSLIDWGTWLPDIDLAKKLLRELGDAFTELGEIINAAMAHRWGDLATHATKFMSIVNDAGEKTAKVLNDVQAKANQAGSDVATNVASEGNGAVSQTGMGNSRSLDFASGPSSADSKPAASGSSRGIAASAFGALIAKGEGDYDSVNRGAKHGYQSGKENLEQMTVAQVMAAQKDGKFNAAGRYQLIGTTLADAVKSMGLKGNEKFDRGIQDRIFEQYLVNNKRRAIGDYISGKSNDLVAAMKAASREWASVADPSTGRSHYAGVGNNRASISTEAMSRALQAARASAGGNPYAVQQLADASTNAAAGTQSGARTVINQTNHTTVNGASDPRAVGQSVANAQEGVNQRLIRNMRSATA from the coding sequence ATGGCCGGTAGCGTCGATGTAATTCGCGAGTTTCTCGTGTCGGTCGGCTTCAAGGTCGACGAAAGTAGCGAGAAGAAGTTCGTCGACGCGATGGTCTCCGGCACGCTCAAGGCTGCGGCCTTCGGCGTTGCAGTCGAAGCCGCTGCTGCGGCGGTGGTCGCCGGCGTCACGAAGATCGCGAGCCAGATGGAGTCGCTGTACTTCGCGTCGCAGCGCACGAACGCGTCGGTTGAGAAAATCCAGGCGCTCCGCTTTGCGGCCGAACAGCTTGGCGGCACGGCAGACGGCGCGCAGAATTCTCTGGAAAGCCTTGCGCGCTTCATGCGCAATAGCCCAGGTGCCGAGGGGCTCATCAAGAGCATCGGCGTGCAGACGCGCGAGATCAATGGTGAGCTGCGCGACACGAGCGCGATCATGGGCGATCTGGGCAAGCAGTTTGCGAACATGCCGTACTACCGCGCGAACGCCTACGCGCAGGCGCTCGGCATTGACGAGCGCACACTCATGGCCATGCGCCAGGGTATGGGCCAGGTCGGCGACGAATACCGGGAGATGTTGAAAGCGGCCGGGATGGACTCGCAGGAGGCCGCGAAGAACTCGCATGCCTTCATGAACGAGGTCCGCTCGCTGGGCTCGGCGTTCGTCATTCTCGAGCAGAAGGTCGCCTCCACGCTGGCAGGTGGAATGTCCAGCGACCTGCGTCGGTTTCGGGAAGGATTCGTATCCAATTTCAGTCAGATCGCCGGCATTATTACGAGCGTCGCCAAGGGCGTCTTGTGGCTTGCCGACGTGATGAGCAGCCTCGTATTCCGCGCGATGCAGTTGGCCGGCGACGTGGTCGACTGGTTCAACTCATGGGACGACGGGGCGAAGAAGGCGGCGGCGGCTCTGGCCGCGTTGCTCGTCGCGTGGAAGTTGCTTAACTCCGGGATTCTCGCGACACCCCTCGGTATCGTGGTTGCGCTTGGCGCCGCGATCCTCGCGCTGTATGACGATTACAAGGTCTGGAAGGAAGGCGGCAAGAGTCTGATCGATTGGGGGACGTGGCTTCCGGACATTGATTTAGCAAAAAAGCTGCTTCGAGAGCTTGGGGATGCGTTTACCGAACTCGGGGAGATCATTAACGCAGCGATGGCACATCGCTGGGGAGATCTCGCCACACACGCGACAAAGTTCATGAGTATCGTGAATGACGCTGGCGAGAAGACCGCAAAGGTTCTCAACGATGTTCAGGCAAAGGCGAATCAGGCCGGATCGGATGTCGCCACCAACGTAGCGTCTGAGGGCAACGGCGCCGTGTCTCAAACGGGCATGGGAAACAGTCGTTCGCTGGATTTCGCGAGCGGTCCATCGTCGGCAGACAGCAAACCCGCAGCATCCGGTTCGTCGCGCGGCATCGCCGCGTCGGCCTTTGGCGCGCTTATTGCCAAAGGCGAAGGCGACTACGACTCAGTGAATCGGGGCGCAAAGCATGGCTATCAGTCAGGCAAGGAGAACCTCGAGCAGATGACAGTGGCGCAGGTCATGGCGGCGCAGAAGGATGGCAAGTTCAACGCGGCGGGCCGCTATCAACTCATCGGCACTACGCTCGCTGATGCGGTGAAGAGCATGGGTCTTAAGGGCAACGAGAAGTTCGACCGGGGTATTCAGGACCGGATATTCGAGCAGTACCTGGTGAACAACAAACGTCGCGCTATCGGCGACTACATTAGCGGCAAGTCAAACGACCTGGTGGCGGCGATGAAGGCGGCGTCGCGTGAGTGGGCGAGCGTCGCGGATCCGTCCACGGGGCGCAGCCACTACGCGGGCGTCGGAAATAACAGGGCGTCGATTTCGACAGAAGCGATGTCACGCGCCCTACAAGCGGCGCGCGCCAGCGCCGGCGGGAATCCTTACGCTGTGCAGCAGCTTGCGGACGCGTCGACCAACGCAGCGGCCGGCACTCAGTCGGGGGCGCGGACGGTCATCAACCAGACGAACCACACGACGGTAAACGGTGCGTCTGATCCGCGTGCGGTCGGCCAGTCAGTCGCCAACGCGCAGGAAGGCGTCAATCAGCGCCTCATCAGGAATATGCGGAGTGCCACAGCATGA
- a CDS encoding DUF2184 domain-containing protein has protein sequence MDMSELKYLQREAAAFKRRGVADATRALIRARTQDAMMTYDEQTIDSTGAFLVGQLERLDQTLNEPLVEYTWSRDIDIRTDVSPADEIASFTNSAFAMSGGINPNGLNWISNEGNALAGPSVDIGKTPQPMRLWGAEVKYTVPELVKSQQLGMPIDSQKVEAMNLKRQMDIDQLVYIGDPMLSFGGLINSTGLVGGVSNVQNGAGGVPQWTNKTPDEILKDCNDILTAAWAASGWKVMPNRLLLPPAQYGSIATRKISEAGNTSILTYVLENNISKQSGTPLTILPLKWLIGMGAGGTPGQLGTVDRMVAYSKDRKYVQYPMTDIQRTPLEYRSLFQITTYWCRLGQVEFRYGVTLAYRDGI, from the coding sequence ATGGACATGTCGGAACTGAAGTATTTGCAGCGCGAAGCGGCTGCGTTCAAGCGACGTGGCGTCGCCGACGCGACGCGCGCGCTGATCCGCGCGCGTACGCAGGACGCGATGATGACGTACGACGAGCAGACCATCGACTCGACTGGCGCATTCCTCGTCGGGCAGCTCGAACGCCTCGATCAGACGCTCAATGAGCCATTGGTCGAGTACACGTGGTCGCGCGACATCGATATTCGCACCGACGTCTCGCCGGCGGACGAAATTGCGTCGTTCACGAATTCGGCATTCGCGATGTCCGGAGGCATCAATCCGAACGGCCTGAACTGGATTTCGAACGAGGGCAATGCGCTGGCCGGACCGTCGGTGGATATCGGCAAGACGCCGCAGCCGATGCGCCTTTGGGGTGCCGAGGTGAAGTACACGGTGCCCGAACTGGTGAAGTCTCAGCAGTTGGGCATGCCGATCGACTCGCAGAAAGTCGAAGCAATGAACCTCAAGCGCCAGATGGATATCGACCAGCTCGTGTACATCGGCGATCCCATGTTGAGCTTCGGCGGTCTGATCAATTCCACTGGGCTGGTCGGCGGCGTGTCGAACGTGCAGAACGGCGCGGGTGGCGTGCCGCAGTGGACCAACAAGACTCCCGACGAAATCCTGAAGGACTGCAACGACATTCTGACCGCAGCCTGGGCCGCGTCGGGCTGGAAGGTAATGCCGAACCGGCTCCTGTTGCCGCCGGCGCAGTATGGAAGTATTGCAACGCGCAAGATCAGTGAGGCAGGTAACACGTCGATCCTGACCTACGTGCTGGAGAACAACATCTCTAAGCAGAGCGGCACGCCGCTGACGATCCTGCCACTGAAATGGCTGATCGGCATGGGAGCGGGCGGCACACCTGGGCAGTTGGGCACAGTCGACCGGATGGTCGCGTACTCGAAGGACAGGAAGTATGTCCAGTACCCGATGACCGATATTCAGCGTACGCCGCTCGAATACCGATCGCTGTTCCAGATCACGACGTACTGGTGCCGGCTCGGCCAGGTCGAGTTCCGCTACGGCGTCACGCTGGCATACCGGGATGGGATCTGA
- a CDS encoding STY1053 family phage-associated protein has product MDKTTVQVHTPFTLTHDNGSVEHFGVGKHEIEAGLAEHWYVRLHTGDKPGSQLESGGAGGGAEMSAELRTELDRASAELRAEAEQIDSERATLNGREAALKQLANDLDEREKALDARQAGLNAREVAIAEAAAATRGDPQQPPVQDGGSQPPKKSQPKQ; this is encoded by the coding sequence ATGGACAAGACGACGGTTCAGGTTCACACGCCGTTCACACTGACGCACGACAACGGCAGCGTCGAGCATTTCGGCGTGGGAAAGCACGAGATCGAGGCAGGTCTGGCGGAGCACTGGTATGTCCGACTGCACACGGGCGACAAACCAGGCAGCCAGCTGGAATCGGGCGGCGCGGGCGGTGGCGCCGAGATGAGCGCTGAACTCCGCACGGAACTGGATCGCGCCTCCGCCGAGTTGCGTGCGGAAGCCGAACAGATCGATAGCGAGCGCGCCACGCTAAACGGGCGCGAGGCGGCGTTGAAACAACTCGCCAACGACCTCGACGAGCGCGAGAAGGCGCTCGACGCGCGGCAAGCCGGTCTCAACGCGCGAGAAGTGGCCATCGCCGAGGCGGCTGCCGCAACTCGGGGTGATCCGCAGCAGCCGCCAGTGCAGGACGGCGGGTCGCAGCCACCCAAGAAATCGCAACCGAAGCAATGA